The genomic stretch CGACATCGAGCAGGCGATCAACCAGAGCGCCCAAGGCCCCGCCAAAGCAAGCGGCGACTCGGGCAGCGTCGAGCAGCACGGCCTCGCCGAGCAGATCGAAGCCGACCGCTACCTCGAAAGCAAGAAGGCGAGCCGGGGCAAAGGGCTCAAAGTGAAGTTCGTGCAACTGGAGCCGCCGGGCACGGCGTGATGATGCTCAAACGTCTCGTTTCATCGTGGTTCAGCGGAAAGACGCCGGCGCCGTCCACGTCATCGCGCCCGCCGGTGCGGATCGTCCGCGCCAAATTCGACTCGGCCCAGACCACGACCGACAACCGCCGCCACTGGGCCAACGCCGACGGCCTGTCGCCCAACGCGGCACTCTCGTCCGAGGTCCGGCGCATCCTGCGCAACCGGGCCCGCTACGAAGTGGCCAACAACTCGTACGCGCGCGGAATCGTGCTGACCCTGGCCAACGACACGATCGGCACGGGTCCTCGCCTCCAGATGCTCACCGGCGACACGAAGGCCAACGACATCATCGAAAGGTCGTTCGAGCAGTGGTCGCGGGCGATCGACTTGCCCGAGAAGTTGCGCACCATGCGGCTGGCCCGTGCCGAGAGCGGCGAGGTATTCGGCATTCTCACCAGCAACCCGGCCGTCGAGGCGCCGGTCCAACTCGATCTGCGGCTCGTTGAACCCGACCAGGTGACGAGTCCGCCGGGCCGACTGCTTCGCATCGGTGAGGCGGACGGCATCACCTTCGACTCATTCGGCAATCCGGTCGCCTACACCGTGCTGCGCCGCCATCCCGGTGACGGCGGGATGTTTGGCTTTTCGGGCGAGTTCGACACCGTGCCCGCCGCATCGGTGGTTCACTACTACCGCGTCGATCGGCCGGGCCAGTGGCGCGGCATTCCGGACATCACACCGGCGCTTCCGTTGTTCGCTCAACTGCGGCGCTACACACTCGCCGTGATCGCCGCGGCCGAGACTGCGGCGGACTTCGCAGCCGTCATCTACACCGACGCCCCTCCCAACGGTGAAGCGGAATCCCTCGAACCGATGGACATCGTCGAACTCGAGAAGCGTCTGGCCACGGTCCTGCCCGGCGGCTGGAAGTTGGGCCAGGTCCATGCCGAGCAGCCCGCGACGACCTAC from Phycisphaerales bacterium encodes the following:
- a CDS encoding phage portal protein — translated: MMLKRLVSSWFSGKTPAPSTSSRPPVRIVRAKFDSAQTTTDNRRHWANADGLSPNAALSSEVRRILRNRARYEVANNSYARGIVLTLANDTIGTGPRLQMLTGDTKANDIIERSFEQWSRAIDLPEKLRTMRLARAESGEVFGILTSNPAVEAPVQLDLRLVEPDQVTSPPGRLLRIGEADGITFDSFGNPVAYTVLRRHPGDGGMFGFSGEFDTVPAASVVHYYRVDRPGQWRGIPDITPALPLFAQLRRYTLAVIAAAETAADFAAVIYTDAPPNGEAESLEPMDIVELEKRLATVLPGGWKLGQVHAEQPATTYAEFKREILNEIARCLNMPFNVAAGNSSGYNYASGRLDHQTYYKSIRVEQNHLQTAVL